From the genome of Streptococcus oralis:
TTGAAACCAACCTTAAAACATTATGAGAGATAAACAAACATTTTTAATGAAGGGCAGTTTTGCCCTTTTACTTTTCGTCCTTCTTGGCTATATGGTTAAGTTCTATCCTGAGACACTGGTCGGTTTTGATCAACCGATTCAGACTGCCCTTCGTGGGGACTTGCCAGATTATTTGACAGTTCTGTTCCGTGCCCTTACACATTTGATTGATATCCCAGTGATTATCACCTGGGTTGCCATCGCAGCTGTTATCTTTTATCGTAAGCAGTGGAAGATAGAAAGCTACTTCATGGCGGGCAATCTAGCCTTAGCTGGTCTTTTAATCGTGACCTTTAAAAATATTTACCAGCGCCCACGACCAGCTATCTTACATTTAGTTGAGGAGAAGGGATTTTCCTTCCCAAGTGGCCATTCTCTGGCAGTGACGCTGATGGTAGGGACTTTGATTGTCATTCTCAGTCAACGGATTAAAGATCCAGTCTGGAGAAAAATTGTGCAAATCATCCTTGGCTTCTACCTCGTCAGTGTGTTGCTATCTCGGGTCTATCTGGGAGTTCACTACCCATCAGATGTTCTTGCCAGTTTCTGTGTGGGTTTGGGAGTCTTGTTTATCGAATTTCCTTTCTATGACAAGCTTCGCTTCCAATGGCGATTTAAAGGCAAGCAGAAGTGAGATAGGTCTTGCAAGAATGGTAAAAATCTGATAAACTAAGTAGTAATTGAATAGGAATCCGCAAGACTAGTAACTCAAGGGAAGTATATCAGGGAGGAGAGCCGTGACTGCAAGCTCTCTATATGAAAGCTGAGTGAATTCACTTGCGCATGGATTTAGAAATGAAGGTCTGACTTGTCAGATGAAAACGGATGGTACCGCGTGTCAACGCTCCGAGTG
Proteins encoded in this window:
- a CDS encoding phosphatase PAP2 family protein, yielding MRDKQTFLMKGSFALLLFVLLGYMVKFYPETLVGFDQPIQTALRGDLPDYLTVLFRALTHLIDIPVIITWVAIAAVIFYRKQWKIESYFMAGNLALAGLLIVTFKNIYQRPRPAILHLVEEKGFSFPSGHSLAVTLMVGTLIVILSQRIKDPVWRKIVQIILGFYLVSVLLSRVYLGVHYPSDVLASFCVGLGVLFIEFPFYDKLRFQWRFKGKQK